One stretch of Amycolatopsis sp. NBC_00345 DNA includes these proteins:
- a CDS encoding HAD family hydrolase — translation MTAPSSSDGLAAVLWDMDGTLVDSEKLWDVALYEAAEMLGGRLSEETRLTLVGSNMDATSTVLLEATGRPVTPEAVAETGEWIRRRTAGLFDDALPWRPGAREALAAVKAAGVPSALVTSTERALTELALNTIGREFFTVTVCGDEVDGLNKPHPRPYLKAAELLGVPAERCVAVEDSPPGAESAESAGCTVLVVPNDVDVPEGERRVFRGSLVGIDAGALAGLRSLV, via the coding sequence GTGACTGCACCGTCCTCTTCGGACGGATTGGCTGCCGTGCTGTGGGATATGGACGGCACCCTCGTCGATTCCGAGAAGCTCTGGGACGTCGCGCTGTACGAGGCCGCGGAGATGCTCGGCGGGCGGCTGAGCGAAGAAACCCGGCTGACGCTGGTGGGGTCCAACATGGACGCCACCTCGACCGTGCTGCTCGAGGCGACCGGGCGTCCGGTCACCCCCGAGGCGGTGGCCGAGACCGGCGAATGGATCCGCCGGCGCACCGCGGGCCTGTTCGACGACGCGCTGCCGTGGCGGCCGGGCGCCCGCGAGGCACTGGCCGCGGTGAAGGCGGCGGGCGTGCCGTCCGCGCTGGTCACGTCCACCGAGCGGGCCCTGACCGAGCTGGCGCTGAACACGATCGGCCGCGAGTTCTTCACCGTCACCGTCTGTGGCGACGAGGTGGACGGGCTGAACAAGCCGCACCCGCGCCCGTACCTGAAGGCCGCCGAGCTGCTCGGCGTGCCGGCGGAGCGGTGCGTCGCGGTGGAGGACTCGCCGCCGGGCGCGGAGTCGGCCGAGTCGGCGGGCTGCACCGTGCTCGTCGTGCCCAACGACGTCGACGTGCCGGAGGGGGAGCGGCGGGTGTTCCGCGGCTCGCTCGTGGGCATCGACGCCGGCGCGCTCGCCGGGCTGCGGAGCCTGGTGTGA
- a CDS encoding thioesterase family protein, producing MADAFYAPLGEERYAATEHTSGPWAPGAQHFGPPSALLVRGLERIEAPHPSLLARVTVEILGPAPIAELDQRSWVERPGRSVELLQSELSAAGRVVARASAWRIATTDTEAVATDAGPLLPSAEAGTATAFPDDWRGGYLQAIEWRAVRGGISAPGPAAVWGRQRIPLVDGEEPTGLQRLFAIADSASGVSHFLSAHDWWFINSELTVHLRREPEGEWVGLDAVTLVGPYGIGTATSTLHDGSGPVGTGAQALLVRPRQAEGE from the coding sequence ATGGCCGACGCCTTCTACGCCCCGCTCGGCGAAGAGCGGTACGCCGCCACCGAGCACACCAGCGGCCCGTGGGCCCCCGGCGCGCAGCACTTCGGCCCGCCGTCGGCGCTGCTCGTGCGCGGGCTGGAGCGGATCGAGGCGCCGCACCCGTCGCTGCTCGCGCGGGTGACCGTCGAGATCCTCGGCCCGGCGCCAATCGCGGAGCTGGACCAGCGGTCCTGGGTCGAGCGGCCGGGCCGTTCGGTCGAGCTGCTGCAGTCGGAGCTGTCCGCTGCGGGCCGGGTCGTCGCCAGGGCGTCCGCGTGGCGGATCGCGACCACCGACACCGAGGCCGTGGCCACCGACGCCGGTCCGCTGCTGCCCTCAGCCGAGGCGGGCACCGCGACGGCGTTCCCGGACGACTGGCGCGGCGGATACCTGCAGGCCATCGAGTGGCGCGCGGTGCGCGGCGGGATCTCCGCGCCCGGGCCCGCCGCCGTCTGGGGCCGGCAGCGGATCCCGCTCGTCGACGGCGAGGAGCCGACCGGGCTGCAGCGGCTGTTCGCGATCGCCGACTCCGCCAGCGGCGTTTCGCACTTCCTGTCGGCCCATGATTGGTGGTTCATCAACTCCGAGCTGACCGTCCACCTGCGGCGCGAGCCCGAGGGCGAATGGGTGGGACTCGACGCGGTTACGCTGGTCGGCCCATACGGGATCGGCACCGCCACGAGTACCCTGCACGACGGTTCCGGTCCGGTCGGCACGGGGGCGCAGGCCCTGCTCGTCCGTCCGCGACAGGCCGAAGGCGAATAA
- a CDS encoding RecB family exonuclease: MPDTATVTTPPEAGGAPVRRRPALSPSRASDFKQCPLLYRFRAVDRLPEVPTRAQLRGTLVHAVLERLFALPAAERVAPRAKELIEPTWTELSAGSPEWTDLFAGEDQDETGKWLQSAEKLLDSYFGLEDPRRLEPEACELHVEIELGSGVLLRGYIDRVDVAPTGEIRVVDYKTGAAPREIGEAKAMFQMKFYAVVLWRLRGVVPRQLKLMYLTDGQSLAYTPDEAELVRFERTLEAIWQAILKAGKTGDFRPNPGKLCSWCDHQAHCPEFGGTPPEYPGWPEPDAGEETALDRAD, from the coding sequence ATGCCCGACACCGCTACGGTCACCACTCCTCCCGAGGCCGGTGGCGCGCCCGTCCGCAGGCGGCCCGCGCTGTCGCCGTCTCGTGCGAGCGACTTCAAGCAGTGCCCGCTGCTGTACCGCTTCCGGGCCGTCGACCGGCTGCCGGAGGTGCCCACGCGGGCACAGCTGCGCGGCACGCTCGTCCATGCCGTGCTGGAGCGGCTCTTCGCGCTGCCCGCGGCCGAACGCGTCGCGCCGCGCGCCAAGGAGCTGATCGAGCCCACCTGGACGGAGCTGTCCGCGGGCAGTCCGGAGTGGACGGACCTGTTCGCGGGCGAAGACCAGGACGAGACCGGCAAGTGGTTGCAGTCCGCGGAAAAGCTGCTCGATTCGTACTTCGGGCTGGAGGACCCGCGCCGGCTGGAACCGGAGGCCTGTGAGCTGCACGTGGAGATCGAGCTGGGCTCCGGGGTGCTGCTGCGCGGCTACATCGACCGGGTCGACGTCGCGCCCACCGGCGAGATCCGGGTGGTGGACTACAAGACCGGGGCCGCGCCGCGCGAAATCGGCGAGGCCAAGGCGATGTTCCAGATGAAGTTCTACGCCGTGGTGCTCTGGCGGCTGCGCGGCGTGGTGCCGCGGCAGCTGAAGCTGATGTACCTGACCGACGGCCAATCCCTCGCGTACACACCGGACGAGGCGGAGCTGGTCCGCTTCGAGCGGACGCTGGAGGCGATCTGGCAGGCCATCCTCAAGGCGGGCAAGACCGGCGACTTCCGGCCCAACCCGGGCAAGCTGTGCTCGTGGTGCGACCACCAGGCGCACTGCCCGGAGTTCGGCGGCACACCCCCGGAGTACCCGGGCTGGCCCGAGCCGGACGCGGGCGAGGAGACGGCATTGGACCGGGCCGACTGA
- a CDS encoding M50 family metallopeptidase: MAATSQHGAGPSRRAATGDGGLLLFRVGGVPVLLAPSWWIGSAIIVVLYAPLVGRLLPDASTPTSWLLAAAFAVLLGLSVLAHELGHCLVALRLGIPVRRLRLFLLGGLSEVARTPRKPGQEGLVAAAGPAVSLLLGGFCALLLLAVPPDGAVWLLVAECAVANFAVGLFNLLPGLPLDGGRLVRAGVWAATGTRAKGTRAAVAGGALVATALIVWALWGLATASEDRWLRLGVCVVTAWFVILGARAELVAEARRSWPVGLEITELVRPVLQLPAESPVSDALAASAGRGVVLVRADGVAAGLLDEQAAEQLAATHPHAPAELAAEPIRAETVLLASEPGEEIAERVRETPAWQFLVVDDEGRPAGVLRRDDLRAALVRDRRGY; the protein is encoded by the coding sequence ATGGCCGCGACCAGTCAGCACGGTGCCGGGCCGTCCCGGCGGGCCGCCACCGGTGACGGCGGGCTGCTGCTGTTCCGTGTGGGCGGGGTGCCGGTGCTGCTCGCGCCGTCCTGGTGGATCGGCTCGGCGATCATCGTCGTGCTCTACGCGCCGCTGGTCGGCCGGTTGCTGCCGGATGCTTCGACGCCGACCTCGTGGCTGCTGGCGGCCGCGTTCGCGGTGCTGCTCGGGCTCTCGGTGCTTGCCCACGAGCTGGGGCACTGCCTGGTCGCGTTGCGGCTGGGGATCCCGGTGCGGCGGCTGCGGCTGTTCCTGCTCGGCGGACTGTCCGAAGTGGCGCGAACCCCGCGCAAGCCGGGGCAGGAGGGGCTGGTCGCCGCGGCCGGCCCGGCGGTGTCGCTGCTGCTCGGCGGGTTCTGCGCGCTGCTGCTGCTCGCGGTGCCGCCCGACGGCGCGGTGTGGCTGCTGGTCGCCGAGTGCGCCGTGGCGAACTTCGCGGTCGGCCTGTTCAACCTGCTCCCGGGACTGCCGCTGGACGGCGGCCGCCTGGTGCGCGCCGGGGTGTGGGCGGCGACCGGGACGCGCGCCAAGGGCACCCGCGCCGCGGTGGCCGGCGGCGCGCTGGTCGCCACCGCGCTGATCGTGTGGGCGCTGTGGGGCCTGGCGACCGCGAGCGAGGACCGCTGGCTCCGCCTCGGCGTCTGCGTCGTCACGGCGTGGTTCGTGATCCTGGGCGCCCGCGCCGAACTCGTCGCGGAAGCCCGGCGGAGCTGGCCCGTCGGGCTGGAGATCACCGAGCTGGTGCGGCCCGTGCTGCAGCTGCCCGCGGAGAGCCCGGTGTCCGACGCGCTCGCCGCGTCCGCCGGCCGCGGCGTCGTGCTCGTGCGGGCCGACGGCGTCGCCGCGGGGCTGCTCGACGAGCAGGCCGCCGAACAGCTCGCCGCGACCCATCCGCACGCGCCCGCGGAACTGGCGGCCGAGCCGATCCGTGCCGAGACCGTGCTCCTGGCCTCCGAACCGGGGGAGGAGATCGCCGAGCGCGTCCGCGAGACCCCGGCGTGGCAGTTCCTCGTGGTCGACGACGAAGGCCGCCCGGCCGGGGTGCTGCGCCGGGACGATCTCCGGGCCGCGCTCGTCCGCGACCGCCGCGGGTACTGA
- a CDS encoding RNA polymerase sigma factor, which produces MSGADVREAIIRAHREEWARVVAALTKRFRDLDIAEEAAAEAFATAVDRWPADGTPPNPGAWLTTTATRKAIDRIRRESKRDEKQKEAQLVYDDDPPEPPDAIDDNRLRLIFTCCHPALAPQTRVALTLRMVAGLTMPEIARAFLVPESTMGQRITRAKAKIKAARIPYRVPSAADLPARVSGVLTVLFLVFNEGYLATGPGTGPVRHDLTAEAIRLTRLIRALLPDDGEVTGLLALMLLIEARRTARLSASGELVTLDEQDRGSWDAALIAEGHRLVRERLAAAAAGVAPGRYQILAAINAVHTSARDGRDTDWSQVVALYDQLVRLDPSPIVALNRAIAVAEIDGPQVALAAVDRLEDKLAGYHAYHATRADLLRRLGHSRQSRAAYDKAIELAGNTAETAHLTRRRDQLG; this is translated from the coding sequence GTGAGCGGCGCCGACGTCCGGGAAGCGATCATCCGGGCCCACCGTGAGGAATGGGCCCGGGTGGTCGCCGCGCTGACCAAGCGTTTCCGGGACCTCGACATCGCCGAAGAGGCAGCGGCCGAGGCGTTCGCGACCGCGGTCGACCGGTGGCCGGCCGACGGCACGCCGCCCAACCCCGGCGCCTGGCTGACCACCACCGCCACCCGCAAGGCCATCGACCGGATCCGGCGCGAGAGCAAGCGCGACGAGAAGCAGAAGGAGGCTCAGCTCGTGTACGACGACGACCCGCCCGAGCCTCCCGACGCCATCGACGACAACCGGCTCCGGCTGATCTTCACCTGCTGTCACCCGGCGCTCGCGCCCCAGACCCGGGTGGCGCTGACGCTGCGGATGGTCGCCGGCCTGACCATGCCCGAGATCGCGCGGGCCTTCCTGGTGCCGGAAAGCACCATGGGACAACGGATCACCCGCGCGAAGGCCAAGATCAAGGCGGCGCGCATCCCTTACCGGGTGCCGTCCGCGGCGGACCTCCCGGCCCGGGTCTCCGGCGTGCTCACCGTCCTCTTCCTCGTCTTCAACGAGGGCTACCTCGCGACCGGCCCCGGCACCGGCCCCGTACGCCACGATCTGACCGCCGAGGCGATCCGGCTCACGCGCCTGATCCGCGCCCTCCTGCCGGACGACGGTGAGGTGACGGGGCTGCTGGCGCTGATGCTGCTCATCGAGGCCCGCCGCACCGCCCGGCTTTCGGCGAGCGGCGAACTGGTCACCCTCGACGAGCAGGACCGCGGTTCCTGGGACGCGGCGCTGATCGCCGAGGGGCACCGGCTGGTGCGCGAGCGCCTGGCCGCTGCCGCCGCCGGGGTGGCTCCGGGCCGCTACCAGATCCTCGCCGCGATCAACGCCGTGCACACCTCCGCCCGCGACGGGCGGGACACGGACTGGTCGCAGGTCGTCGCGCTCTACGACCAGCTCGTCCGCCTCGATCCCTCACCGATCGTCGCCCTCAACCGGGCCATCGCGGTCGCCGAGATCGACGGCCCGCAGGTGGCGCTGGCGGCCGTCGACCGGCTCGAGGACAAGCTGGCCGGGTATCACGCCTACCACGCGACCCGCGCCGACCTCCTGCGCCGGCTGGGCCACAGTCGGCAGTCGCGCGCGGCGTACGACAAAGCCATCGAGCTGGCGGGCAACACCGCCGAAACGGCCCACCTGACCCGCCGCCGCGATCAGCTCGGATAG
- a CDS encoding tRNA (adenine-N1)-methyltransferase produces MSVSGPFSVGDRVQLTDSKGRHYTLTLADGGEYHTHRGALAHDDLIGLPEGSVVTSAGGSTYLALRPLLPDYVLSMPRGAQVIYPKDAAQIVMFGDIFPGARVLEAGAGSGALTCSLLRAVGPAGRLSSYEIRDDHAEHAERNVVKFFGEKPDNWTLTVADLATHTGEVDRVVLDMLAPWDQLPNVAAHLVPGGVLTVYVATVTQLSRVTESLREQQCWTEPESWESLVRPWHVVGLAVRPDHRMVAHTAFLLTARRLADGTVSPRVSRRPSKGKG; encoded by the coding sequence TTGTCGGTCAGCGGACCGTTCAGTGTGGGTGACCGGGTTCAGTTGACGGACTCGAAGGGCCGCCACTACACCCTGACTCTCGCCGACGGCGGGGAGTACCACACGCATCGCGGCGCCCTCGCCCACGACGACCTGATCGGGCTGCCCGAGGGCTCGGTGGTGACGTCCGCGGGCGGCAGCACCTACCTCGCGCTTCGCCCGCTGCTGCCGGACTACGTGCTGTCGATGCCGCGCGGCGCCCAGGTGATCTACCCGAAGGACGCCGCGCAGATCGTCATGTTCGGCGACATCTTCCCCGGCGCGCGCGTGCTGGAGGCCGGTGCCGGGTCCGGCGCGCTGACCTGCTCGCTGCTGCGCGCGGTCGGCCCGGCCGGGCGGCTGTCGTCGTACGAGATCCGCGACGACCACGCCGAGCACGCCGAGCGCAACGTGGTGAAGTTCTTCGGCGAGAAGCCGGACAACTGGACGCTCACCGTCGCCGACCTCGCCACGCACACGGGCGAGGTGGACCGCGTCGTGCTGGACATGCTGGCGCCGTGGGACCAGCTGCCGAACGTCGCCGCGCACCTGGTGCCGGGCGGCGTGCTGACCGTGTACGTGGCGACGGTCACCCAGCTGTCCCGGGTGACGGAGTCGTTGCGGGAGCAGCAGTGCTGGACCGAGCCGGAGTCGTGGGAGTCGCTGGTGCGCCCGTGGCACGTGGTCGGCCTCGCGGTGCGGCCGGACCACCGGATGGTCGCGCACACCGCGTTCCTGCTCACCGCGCGGCGGCTGGCGGACGGCACGGTGTCCCCGCGGGTCTCGCGGCGGCCCAGCAAGGGCAAGGGCTGA
- the arc gene encoding proteasome ATPase translates to MHHDLPGGRREEADPSATSGAGQPSNEEARQIRFLEEEVALLRRKLTDSPRQNRVLEQRLAEASERVSQLTERNTKLVETLREARGQLLALREEVDRLAQPPSGYGVFVAAYEDNTVDVFTSGRKMRVSVSPAVEVSSLQRGQALRLNEALTVVEGGGFERTGEVCSLREVLAADVEGESLRALVVGHADEERVVLLSDLLAEQPLKPGDSLLVDSKAGYAYERVPKAEVEDLVLEEVPDVRYEDIGGLGRQIEQIRDAVELPFLHADLYQEYQLRPPKGVLLYGPPGCGKTLIAKAVANSLAKKVALARGDNEDGKSYFLNIKGPELLNKFVGETERSIRLIFQRAREKASEGTPVIVFFDEMDSIFRTRGSGVSSDVETTIVPQLLSEIDGVEGLENVIVIGASNREDMIDPAILRPGRLDVKIKIERPDAEGAKDIFSKYLAEGLPIHADDLAEFGGDHKATFDAMIQHTVERMYEESDENRFLEVTYANGDKEVLFFRDFNSGAMIQNIVDRAKKSAIKSVLETNQPGLRVQHLLDAIVDEFAENEDLPNTTNPDDWARISGKKGERIVYIRTLVTGKNQDSGRAIDTATNTGQYL, encoded by the coding sequence ATGCATCATGACCTTCCCGGAGGTCGGCGCGAGGAGGCCGACCCTTCAGCAACGAGCGGAGCGGGGCAGCCATCGAACGAGGAAGCCCGGCAGATTCGTTTTCTCGAGGAGGAAGTGGCGCTGTTGCGCCGCAAACTGACCGATTCGCCGCGACAGAACCGGGTTCTCGAACAGCGCCTCGCCGAGGCGTCGGAACGGGTGAGCCAGCTCACTGAACGCAACACCAAGCTGGTCGAGACCCTGCGTGAAGCACGGGGACAGCTGCTCGCCCTCCGTGAGGAGGTCGACCGCCTGGCCCAGCCGCCCAGTGGCTACGGGGTGTTCGTGGCGGCGTACGAGGACAACACGGTGGACGTCTTCACCTCGGGCCGCAAGATGCGGGTCTCGGTGTCGCCGGCCGTGGAGGTCTCGTCGCTGCAACGTGGCCAGGCACTGCGCCTCAACGAGGCGCTCACCGTCGTCGAAGGCGGCGGCTTCGAGCGCACCGGTGAGGTGTGTTCCCTGCGTGAGGTGCTCGCGGCGGACGTGGAGGGCGAAAGCCTTCGCGCGCTCGTCGTCGGGCACGCGGACGAGGAGCGGGTCGTCCTGCTCTCCGATCTGCTGGCCGAGCAGCCCCTGAAGCCGGGGGACTCACTGCTCGTCGACTCCAAGGCCGGGTACGCGTACGAGCGCGTGCCGAAGGCGGAGGTGGAGGACCTCGTGCTGGAGGAGGTGCCGGACGTCCGCTACGAGGACATCGGCGGCCTCGGCAGGCAGATCGAGCAGATCCGCGACGCGGTGGAGCTGCCGTTCCTGCACGCCGACCTCTACCAGGAGTACCAGCTGCGGCCGCCGAAGGGCGTGCTGCTGTACGGCCCTCCGGGCTGCGGGAAGACGCTCATCGCCAAGGCGGTGGCGAACTCCCTGGCCAAGAAGGTGGCGCTGGCCCGGGGCGACAACGAGGACGGGAAGTCCTACTTCCTGAACATCAAGGGTCCCGAGCTGCTCAACAAGTTCGTCGGCGAGACCGAGCGGTCCATCCGCTTGATCTTCCAGCGGGCTCGCGAGAAGGCGTCCGAGGGCACCCCGGTCATCGTGTTCTTCGACGAGATGGATTCGATCTTCCGCACCCGTGGCTCGGGCGTGTCCTCCGATGTGGAGACCACGATCGTGCCGCAGCTGCTCTCGGAGATCGACGGTGTCGAAGGACTGGAGAACGTCATCGTCATCGGCGCCTCCAACCGCGAGGACATGATCGACCCGGCGATCCTGCGGCCGGGCCGGCTCGACGTCAAGATCAAGATCGAGCGTCCGGACGCCGAAGGCGCGAAGGACATCTTCTCCAAGTACCTGGCCGAGGGCCTGCCGATCCACGCCGATGACCTGGCGGAGTTCGGCGGTGACCACAAGGCGACGTTCGACGCGATGATCCAGCACACGGTCGAGCGGATGTACGAGGAGAGCGACGAGAACCGGTTCCTCGAGGTGACCTACGCCAACGGGGACAAGGAGGTCCTGTTCTTCCGTGACTTCAACTCGGGCGCGATGATCCAGAACATCGTGGACCGGGCGAAGAAGTCGGCGATCAAGTCCGTGCTGGAGACCAACCAGCCCGGCCTGCGCGTGCAGCACCTGCTGGACGCGATCGTCGACGAGTTCGCGGAGAACGAAGACCTGCCGAACACCACGAACCCGGATGACTGGGCCCGGATCTCCGGCAAGAAGGGGGAGCGGATCGTCTACATCCGCACCCTCGTCACCGGTAAGAACCAGGACTCGGGGCGGGCGATCGACACCGCCACCAACACGGGTCAGTACCTGTAG
- the hisG gene encoding ATP phosphoribosyltransferase, with translation MLRVAVPNKGALAATASEMLGEAGYRRRHEQRDLTVLDTVNEVEFFFLRPKDIAIYVGSGDLDLGITGRDLALDSGAPVTEVLGLGFGGSTFRYAGPAGQDWKPADLHGKRLATSYPRLVREDLKRHGVEAEVIRLDGAVEISIQLGVADAIADVVESGRSLRQNNLVAFGDPICVSEAVLLEREGSAASKAKSQVAARLRGVVFAQQYLMLDYDCPRGILEQAIAITPGLESPTVAPLADDNWVAVRAMVARKAVNQVMDELADVGAKAILASDIRSCRL, from the coding sequence ATGCTGCGTGTTGCCGTGCCGAACAAGGGAGCCCTCGCCGCCACCGCGTCGGAGATGCTCGGCGAGGCGGGGTACCGCAGGCGGCATGAGCAGCGTGACCTGACGGTGCTCGACACCGTCAACGAGGTCGAGTTCTTCTTCTTGCGCCCCAAGGACATCGCCATCTACGTCGGGTCCGGCGACCTGGACCTCGGCATCACCGGCCGGGACCTCGCGCTCGACTCGGGCGCGCCGGTGACCGAGGTGCTCGGACTGGGCTTCGGCGGCTCGACCTTCCGCTACGCGGGCCCGGCCGGCCAGGACTGGAAGCCGGCCGACCTGCACGGCAAGCGCCTGGCGACGTCGTACCCGCGGCTGGTCCGCGAGGACCTCAAGCGCCACGGCGTCGAGGCCGAGGTGATCCGCCTCGACGGCGCGGTGGAGATCTCGATCCAGCTCGGCGTCGCCGACGCGATCGCGGACGTGGTCGAGTCCGGCCGCTCGCTGCGCCAGAACAACCTGGTGGCCTTCGGCGACCCGATCTGCGTGTCCGAAGCGGTCCTGCTGGAGCGCGAGGGCAGCGCCGCGTCGAAGGCGAAGTCGCAGGTGGCCGCCCGGCTGCGCGGGGTCGTGTTCGCGCAGCAGTACCTGATGCTGGACTACGACTGCCCGCGCGGGATCCTGGAGCAGGCCATCGCCATCACCCCGGGCCTCGAGTCGCCCACCGTCGCCCCGCTCGCGGACGACAACTGGGTCGCCGTCCGGGCGATGGTGGCGCGCAAGGCGGTCAACCAGGTGATGGACGAGCTCGCGGACGTCGGCGCGAAGGCCATCCTCGCCTCGGACATCCGGTCCTGCCGCCTTTGA
- a CDS encoding ParA family protein codes for MQITSVVNQKGGVGKTSLSVGTAAALAERGRRVLLIDLDPQGHATTEMLGLDEVPSDRPSLAKALTKLWKGSIEDLAVPHPRSNIGRGGAFDVIPTSPGMFDLIRRLDQFRVPGWQLARVVQFANYDHVVIDCPPALDVLTNNALAASHGILVPVQPDKTSIRAMRLLADQVRYVEQTTGRSPIAWYGIVPGLYRRPISHYAAAALQEMYSFGVPMLSHVPLGVVMNEAAAHGVPVTTYAPETLQALSFREIADTLDGYLAQNPGPTEVPADDEFVFEDFISEVAVARNANDNGARKKLYDLMPKRPGRPR; via the coding sequence ATGCAGATCACCTCGGTGGTCAACCAGAAGGGTGGGGTCGGCAAGACCTCGCTGAGCGTCGGCACCGCCGCGGCTCTGGCCGAGCGCGGCCGGCGGGTGCTGCTGATCGACCTCGACCCGCAGGGGCACGCCACCACGGAGATGCTCGGCCTGGACGAGGTCCCCTCGGACCGGCCCAGCCTCGCGAAGGCGCTGACCAAGCTGTGGAAGGGCTCGATCGAGGATCTGGCCGTCCCGCATCCGCGCAGCAACATCGGCCGCGGCGGCGCGTTCGACGTCATCCCGACCTCGCCGGGGATGTTCGACCTGATCCGGCGGCTGGACCAGTTCCGCGTGCCCGGCTGGCAACTCGCCCGGGTGGTCCAGTTCGCCAACTACGACCACGTGGTGATCGACTGCCCGCCGGCGCTCGACGTGCTGACCAACAACGCGCTCGCGGCGTCGCACGGGATCCTGGTGCCGGTGCAGCCGGACAAGACCAGTATCCGCGCGATGCGGCTGCTGGCCGACCAGGTGCGCTACGTGGAGCAGACCACCGGCCGCTCGCCGATCGCGTGGTACGGCATCGTGCCCGGCCTCTACCGCCGGCCCATCTCGCACTACGCGGCCGCGGCGCTGCAGGAGATGTACAGCTTCGGCGTGCCGATGCTCTCGCACGTCCCGCTCGGCGTGGTGATGAACGAGGCGGCGGCCCACGGCGTCCCGGTCACCACGTACGCGCCGGAAACGCTGCAAGCCCTGTCGTTCCGCGAGATCGCCGACACGCTCGACGGCTACCTCGCGCAGAACCCCGGCCCCACCGAGGTCCCGGCCGACGACGAGTTCGTCTTCGAGGACTTCATCTCCGAGGTCGCGGTGGCCCGCAACGCCAACGACAACGGCGCGCGCAAGAAGCTCTACGACCTGATGCCCAAGCGCCCCGGCCGGCCCCGCTGA
- a CDS encoding phosphoribosyl-ATP diphosphatase — translation MKTFDELFAELAERARTRPDGSGTVLALDAGVHAQGKKVLEEAGEVWIAAEHESDDRLAEEISQLLYRVQVLMLGRGISAEDVYRYL, via the coding sequence GTGAAGACCTTCGATGAGCTGTTCGCGGAGCTTGCCGAGCGCGCGCGTACCCGTCCCGACGGGTCCGGCACCGTCCTCGCCCTGGACGCCGGAGTGCATGCCCAGGGCAAGAAGGTGCTCGAAGAGGCGGGCGAGGTGTGGATCGCCGCCGAGCACGAGTCCGACGACCGCCTGGCCGAGGAGATCTCGCAACTGCTGTACCGGGTCCAGGTGCTGATGCTCGGCCGGGGAATCTCGGCCGAGGACGTCTACCGCTACCTGTGA
- a CDS encoding YciI family protein translates to MQYLFSVVHDQAGLATPEEDAAIDVFNDRLQAEGHWVFAGGLGAPLSATVIDNRGGEALFTDGPFLESKEYLAGFWVIEAADLDVALKLATEGSKACNRKIEVRPFL, encoded by the coding sequence ATGCAGTATCTGTTTTCCGTGGTCCACGACCAGGCCGGCCTCGCCACTCCGGAGGAGGACGCCGCGATCGACGTGTTCAACGACCGGCTCCAGGCCGAGGGCCACTGGGTGTTCGCCGGTGGGCTCGGGGCGCCGCTCTCGGCCACCGTCATCGACAACCGGGGCGGGGAGGCGTTGTTCACCGACGGACCCTTCCTGGAGTCGAAGGAGTACCTCGCCGGCTTCTGGGTGATCGAGGCCGCCGACCTCGACGTCGCGCTCAAGCTCGCCACCGAGGGGTCGAAGGCCTGCAATCGCAAGATCGAGGTCCGCCCGTTCCTGTGA
- a CDS encoding dihydrofolate reductase family protein encodes MKLTTITQVTVDGVVQGNGGASDEDRRNGFERGGWAKGAGDDETRAFITRTYQRAGAFLFGRRTYELFAGSWGTNEAMRAHPIGLALDAAPKYVASTTLTAPRWDGTTVLDGDLAAAVRELKARPGGELQVHGSGGLVRWLLENDLVDELTLLVIPVVLGQGKRLFPGTGPDLALDLAGSRTDSKGVTIQVYRPAGRPRYAAA; translated from the coding sequence ATGAAGCTGACGACCATCACCCAGGTCACTGTCGACGGAGTGGTGCAGGGCAACGGCGGCGCGTCGGACGAGGACCGCCGGAACGGATTCGAGCGCGGCGGCTGGGCGAAGGGCGCGGGCGACGACGAGACCAGGGCATTCATCACCCGGACCTACCAGCGGGCCGGCGCGTTCCTGTTCGGACGGCGGACCTACGAGCTCTTCGCCGGTTCCTGGGGCACGAACGAAGCGATGCGCGCCCACCCCATCGGCCTGGCGTTGGACGCGGCCCCGAAGTACGTCGCGTCGACCACGCTCACCGCACCGCGCTGGGACGGCACGACCGTCCTCGACGGTGACCTCGCAGCGGCCGTCCGCGAGCTGAAGGCCCGGCCGGGGGGCGAGCTGCAGGTGCACGGCAGCGGTGGCCTGGTCCGCTGGCTGCTCGAAAACGACCTGGTCGACGAGCTGACGCTGCTCGTCATCCCGGTGGTCCTCGGCCAGGGCAAGCGGCTGTTTCCCGGCACCGGCCCGGACCTCGCGCTCGACCTGGCCGGCTCGCGGACCGACTCGAAGGGCGTCACGATCCAGGTCTACCGGCCGGCCGGGCGCCCGCGGTACGCCGCCGCCTGA